The proteins below are encoded in one region of Desulfovibrio sp. TomC:
- a CDS encoding putative sulfate exporter family transporter: MAEKRWLTEDKLALILGLFLFLLSMLNFSGIDLLGWGIKVNVWTSFSKALATATGSYKDLGGWGALFATYVFITAVLAIGIRMLGGNVGKFVGSFTVVFFVSYACWVLGHYAVIAATPDQTAKFGIPWSLGLTGEAGFIIALLAGVFIGNFMPGVAQQLKEALRPEMYVKIAIVVLGAELGVKSVDALGLASSVIFRGLCAIVEAYLIYWALVYYVARKHFKFSREWAAPLASGISICGVSAAIATGGAIRARPIVPIMVSSLVVVFTCVEMLILPFAAQWGLSTEPLVAGAWMGLAVKSDGGAIASGVITDALIRAKALADYGINYQEGWVTMTATTIKIFIDVFIGIWSFVLAVIWCTMIECKPGQRMRFSEVLDRFPRFVLGYVITFLIMLILCAKGGDMLKFGKAAIAGTGTFRGIFFILTFFTIGVVSNFKKLWEEGIGRLAAVYVVCLFGFIIWIGLFISWLFFHGVKPPLV, encoded by the coding sequence ATGGCTGAAAAACGGTGGCTGACGGAGGACAAGCTCGCCCTGATACTCGGGTTGTTCTTGTTCCTGCTGTCCATGCTCAATTTCTCCGGCATCGATCTGCTCGGCTGGGGCATCAAGGTCAACGTCTGGACTTCTTTTAGCAAGGCGTTGGCAACGGCGACTGGCTCGTACAAAGACCTCGGCGGCTGGGGCGCGCTCTTTGCGACATATGTCTTCATCACCGCCGTGTTGGCTATCGGCATACGGATGCTCGGCGGCAATGTGGGCAAATTTGTCGGCAGCTTCACTGTGGTGTTTTTTGTCAGCTACGCATGCTGGGTTCTGGGGCATTACGCGGTCATCGCCGCCACGCCGGACCAGACCGCCAAATTCGGCATTCCCTGGTCCCTGGGGCTGACGGGCGAAGCCGGATTCATCATCGCCCTGCTGGCCGGCGTCTTTATCGGCAACTTCATGCCCGGCGTGGCCCAACAGCTCAAGGAAGCGCTTCGGCCTGAAATGTACGTCAAGATCGCCATCGTGGTCCTTGGCGCGGAACTGGGCGTCAAGTCCGTGGACGCCCTGGGGCTGGCTTCCTCGGTCATCTTCCGGGGCCTTTGCGCCATTGTCGAAGCCTATCTGATCTATTGGGCGCTGGTCTATTACGTGGCCCGCAAACACTTTAAATTCAGCCGCGAATGGGCCGCCCCCCTGGCCTCGGGCATCTCCATCTGCGGCGTGTCCGCGGCCATCGCCACCGGCGGGGCCATCCGCGCCCGGCCCATCGTGCCCATCATGGTCTCCTCGCTGGTGGTGGTCTTTACCTGCGTGGAAATGCTCATTTTGCCGTTTGCCGCCCAGTGGGGCCTGTCCACCGAACCGCTGGTGGCCGGCGCCTGGATGGGGTTGGCCGTGAAATCCGACGGCGGGGCCATCGCCAGCGGCGTCATCACCGACGCCCTGATCCGGGCCAAGGCCCTGGCCGACTACGGCATCAACTACCAGGAAGGCTGGGTGACCATGACGGCCACCACGATCAAGATCTTTATTGACGTGTTCATCGGCATCTGGTCCTTCGTCCTGGCCGTTATCTGGTGCACCATGATCGAATGCAAGCCCGGGCAGCGCATGCGCTTCTCGGAAGTACTCGACCGTTTCCCGCGTTTTGTCCTGGGCTATGTGATCACCTTCCTGATTATGCTCATCCTGTGCGCCAAGGGCGGCGACATGCTGAAGTTCGGCAAGGCGGCCATTGCCGGCACGGGCACCTTCCGGGGCATCTTTTTTATCCTGACCTTTTTTACCATCGGCGTGGTTTCCAATTTCAAGAAACTCTGGGAGGAAGGCATTGGCAGACTGGCCGCTGTGTACGTGGTGTGCCTGTTTGGCTTCATCATCTGGATCGGGCTCTTTATCTCCTGGCTGTTCTTCCACGGCGTCAAGCCGCCACTCGTCTAG